One Hypanus sabinus isolate sHypSab1 chromosome 4, sHypSab1.hap1, whole genome shotgun sequence genomic region harbors:
- the LOC132393523 gene encoding sodium/myo-inositol cotransporter-like, whose translation MFGFMETADLAVVGFYFVLVLCIGFFAMWKSNRSTVSGYFLAGRSMTWVAMGASLFVSNIGSEHFIGLAGSGAASGFAVGAWEFNAVLLLQVLGWVFIPVYFRSGVYTMPQYLSRRYGGSRLKMYFALLFLILYVFTKLSVDLYAGALFIRVSLGWDLYLSIIILIGLTAVLTVTGGLVAVIYTDALQAVLMIGGALTLMVVGMVKVGGLDELKRRYMLASPNVTAIVTSFNLSSTNTCHIHPKEDSLKMLREPTDEDVPWPGFLLGQTPASAWYWCADQVIVQRVLAAKNIAHAKGATLMAGFLKLLPMFIIVIPGMISRILFTDEIVCINPEHCMQVCGSSAGCSNIAYPRLVLGILPAGLRGLMMAVMIAALMSDLDSIFNSASTIFTLDVYKHIRKAASSRELMVVGRLFVIFMVGTSIAWVPIIVEMQGGQMYLYIQEVADYLIPPVAAVFLLGILWKRCNEQGAFYGGLVGSILGIIRLILAFVYQEPDCDQPDTRPNFIRNVHYMYVAMALFWTTTIIAVIVSLLTPALPREYTRNTTIWALKDLNNIKRAQPEESAKLASRTVSESNGSTICADKSDCNRKDTDGIELVLLMPGSDESKSLCSPSSIEGLTPNDGYLNSQTTVAHQTNEEPQLERSKWWKFFDCICGLKNYDVTSPVAKNIIEEEHVCLEMLQESPRIKLLLNTGLLVVLSSGISMFIYFSL comes from the coding sequence ATGTTTGGCTTTATGGAAACAGCTGACTTGGCTGTTGTgggattttattttgttcttgTATTGTGCATTGGATTTTTTGCGATGTGGAAATCCAACAGAAGTACTGTGAGTGGGTACTTTCTTGCAGGACgctccatgacctgggtggcaaTGGGTGCTTCATTGTTCGTGAGCAATATTGGCAGTGAGCACTTTATTGGTTTAGCAGGATCTGGAGCTGCCAGTGGATTTGCAGTGGGAGCTTGGGAGTTCAACGCAgtgttacttttacaagtattggGTTGGGTCTTCATCCCAGTCTATTTTAGATCTGGTGTGTATACTATGCCACAGTATCTTTCCAGACGTTATGGTGGTAGCAGACTAAAGATGTATTTTGCTTTGTTGTTTTTAATATTATATGTTTTCACCAAGCTTTCCGTGGACTTGTATGCTGGTGCACTCTTCATCCGTGTGTCACTGGGCTGGGACCTGTATCTCTCTATCATCATTTTGATTGGGTTGACTGCGGTGTTAACTGTCACAGGAGGACTTGTGGCCGTCATCTACACCGATGCCCTGCAGGCCGTTCTTATGATTGGTGGAGCTTTAACATTGATGGTTGTCGGTATGGTCAAAGTTGGAGGCTTGGATGAACTGAAACGAAGATACATgcttgcctctccaaatgttactGCAATCGTTACTTCTTTCAATCTAAGCTCGACTAATACTTGCCATATCCACCCTAAAGAGGATTCTCTAAAGATGCTACGTGAACCAACTGATGAGGATGTTCCTTGGCCTGGTTTCCTGTTGGGTCAAACACCAGCCTCTGCTTGGTATTGGTGTGCTGATCAAGTCATTGTGCAGCGTGTCTTGGCAGCAAAGAACATCGCTCATGCCAAAGGAGCCACTCTGATGGCTGGTTTTCTGAAACTCTTGCCCATGTTTATCATTGTCATTCCAGGGATGATTTCCAGAATTCTCTTTACCGATGAAATCGTTTGCATTAATCCGGAGCACTGCATGCAAGTATGCGGCAGCAGTGCAGGTTGCTCAAACATTGCATACCCACGCCTAGTGTTGGGAATCTTACCTGCAGGCCTTCGTGGTCTAATGATGGCAGTCATGATAGCAGCTTTAATGAGTGATTTGGATTCTATATTTAATAGTGCCAGCACGATTTTCACCCTTGATGTCTACAAGCACATTCGAAAGGCTGCCAGCTCTCGAGAACTTATGGTAGTGGGTCGCCTATTTGTTATCTTCATGGTTGGCACGAGCATTGCTTGGGTTCCTATAATTGTAGAGATGCAAGGAGGACAAATGTATCTCTATATCCAAGAGGTAGCAGATTATCTGATCCCACCCGTGGCAGCTGTGTTCCTACTTGGTATTTTATGGAAGCGTTGCAATGAACAAGGGGCTTTCTATGGAGGATTGGTTGGATCAATTCTGGGAATAATTCGCTTGATTCTTGCCTTCGTCTATCAAGAACCAGACTGTGATCAGCCTGACACCAGACCAAATTTTATTAGAAATGTTCACTATATGTATGTGGCAATGGCTCTGTTTTGGACCACCACCATTATAGCAGTCATAGTGAGTCTGCTGACACCTGCTCTTCCAAGAGAATATACTCGAAACACCACAATCTGGGCATTAAAAGACTTGAACAACATAAAAAGGGCCCAGCCAGAAGAATCAGCTAAACTAGCAAGTCGAACTGTGTCTGAAAGCAATGGCAGTACCATATGTGCGGATAAGTCTGACTGTAATCGCAAAGATACTGATGGTATTGAATTAGTTCTGTTAATGCCTGGAAGTGATGAATCCAAATCTTTGTGCTCCCCATCCAGCATTGAAGGACTGACTCCAAATGATGGATATTTAAATAGTCAAACAACTGTGGCCCACCAGACCAATGAGGAACCTCAACTGGAAAGAAGCAAATGGTGGAAATTTTTTGACTGCATTTGTGGATTAAAAAATTATGATGTGACAAGTCCAGTAGCAAAAAATATCATAGAGGAGGAACATGTTTGCTTAGAAATGTTACAGGAGAGCCCAAGGATTAAGTTACTGTTAAATACTGGACTTTTAGTTGTATTATCTTCTGGAATAAGTATGTTCATTTATTTCTCTTTGTAA